The uncultured Hyphomonas sp. genome includes a window with the following:
- a CDS encoding efflux RND transporter periplasmic adaptor subunit, which yields MQRLSSRFLALGTAGVIGATIIAIALNHPSSAKITTAPQPPAVSTTSVAVREIVEVLPVSGELVARDPVEVVPDTQGLRVASIKAETGDKVSKGQVLATLTRSTLGEQVLQANAALDQRRAAAAEASAQLAKAQTAFDEAEKELARNKALLARGAVSQLVVDQQQANHDSAADALEAAREATVSADAAVKEASAQYQQSATVLDQTSLRAPEAGTIYQRGAVVGQPAAMSGTPLFSISRDGMIELDAVSPAYQLQRMRAGQPASIVLPDGSEISGKVRLVGSEIDTSTGLGHVRLAFPVDPRLIVGAYVQGSVEVSRQSLPSVPFRAVAHTQTGSIVKAVVDGKVVSKSVTTGPSDGNYIGILKGLSKGDVVIAKAGGFVADGDPVTPVSIDPPKQDAPK from the coding sequence ATGCAGCGACTCTCCTCCAGGTTTCTTGCGCTGGGCACGGCTGGCGTCATCGGCGCCACCATCATTGCCATCGCACTCAATCATCCATCTTCGGCAAAAATTACGACGGCGCCGCAACCGCCTGCGGTCTCGACGACCAGTGTGGCGGTCAGGGAGATTGTTGAAGTCCTGCCGGTTTCGGGCGAGCTGGTTGCGCGCGATCCGGTTGAGGTGGTGCCGGACACGCAGGGCCTGCGTGTCGCGAGCATCAAGGCAGAGACAGGAGACAAGGTCAGCAAGGGGCAGGTGCTTGCCACGCTGACACGTAGTACACTGGGGGAGCAGGTCCTTCAGGCAAACGCCGCCCTTGACCAGAGGCGCGCCGCCGCCGCCGAAGCCAGTGCCCAACTCGCGAAAGCTCAAACAGCATTTGACGAGGCAGAGAAAGAACTCGCACGCAACAAGGCGCTTTTGGCGCGCGGCGCTGTCTCCCAGTTGGTGGTAGATCAGCAGCAGGCCAATCATGATTCAGCCGCCGACGCCCTTGAGGCTGCGCGCGAGGCGACGGTATCGGCGGATGCGGCCGTCAAGGAAGCGTCGGCCCAGTATCAGCAATCGGCAACCGTCCTTGATCAGACTTCTTTGCGGGCACCGGAAGCGGGCACCATCTATCAGCGGGGGGCTGTCGTAGGTCAGCCAGCCGCAATGAGCGGGACGCCACTTTTCAGCATCAGCCGGGACGGCATGATAGAACTCGACGCTGTTTCACCCGCCTATCAGCTACAGCGCATGCGAGCTGGCCAGCCGGCATCGATTGTCCTGCCCGATGGGTCTGAGATTTCGGGCAAGGTCCGCCTTGTCGGCAGTGAAATCGACACATCAACTGGCCTTGGCCATGTGCGGCTTGCCTTTCCTGTGGACCCGCGCCTGATCGTCGGGGCCTATGTTCAGGGCAGTGTGGAAGTCTCACGCCAGTCTCTTCCATCGGTGCCGTTTCGTGCGGTGGCGCATACTCAAACCGGATCCATCGTAAAAGCAGTCGTCGATGGGAAGGTCGTCTCAAAATCTGTGACCACCGGTCCGTCGGATGGCAATTATATCGGCATCCTCAAGGGGCTCTCAAAAGGTGATGTCGTGATCGCCAAGGCGGGCGGCTTTGTCGCCGATGGTGATCCTGTTACGCCGGTATCGATCGATCCGCCGAAGCAGGATGCCCCGAAATGA
- a CDS encoding MATE family efflux transporter, translating to MPESESHARTHRGADLTHGPILPALVLFAVPTLISSVLQSLNGSINAIWIGRFLGEAGLTATSNSNLVMFLLLGTVFGFGMSATILVGQSIGRGNVDDARRAVGVTAFWFALVSILVAILGYIFTPEMLSLMDTPAAAASLATSYLRVIFLAIPGMFFLNFLMMALRGSGDSVTPMIFMGIAALMDVGLNPILILGLGPAPRLGIAGSATATLIAQYTGLGLMLVYIYWKDLSIRLRGAEWKYVRPAKALSASILVKGLPMGLQMLVVSGSAILMISFVNRYGITTSAAYGVSAQLWNYIQMPAMALGAATSAMAAQNIGAGNWKRVDAITRSGIIANVAMTGALVGLVYFADRAALSLFLGNQTATIDIAQHINAVVSWGFVMFGVMMVIFGTVRATGAVIPPLIIVTLSLVGVRVGITAFLEPTLGQEAIWWSYPISSAVSMVLAIGYYRFGKWREATMLAGPQPARTSQPEAEHASSPSKPSWIGVD from the coding sequence ATGCCTGAGTCCGAATCTCATGCTCGCACCCACCGCGGCGCAGACCTGACACACGGCCCTATTCTGCCAGCGCTGGTTCTGTTCGCCGTGCCAACCCTCATCTCATCGGTCCTGCAATCGCTGAACGGGTCGATCAATGCGATATGGATCGGCCGCTTTCTGGGTGAGGCCGGACTGACGGCGACTTCCAACTCAAACCTGGTCATGTTCCTTCTGCTGGGGACCGTATTTGGCTTTGGCATGTCCGCGACCATACTTGTCGGCCAATCGATCGGCAGAGGGAATGTCGACGATGCGCGCCGGGCAGTCGGTGTGACAGCCTTCTGGTTCGCACTGGTCTCCATCCTCGTGGCAATTTTGGGTTATATCTTCACCCCTGAGATGCTCAGCCTGATGGACACGCCCGCTGCTGCTGCCAGCCTGGCGACTTCTTATCTCCGCGTGATTTTCCTGGCGATCCCGGGCATGTTCTTTCTCAACTTCCTGATGATGGCGCTGCGGGGATCCGGCGACTCGGTCACACCGATGATTTTCATGGGCATCGCAGCGCTGATGGATGTCGGGCTCAATCCCATTCTCATCCTCGGGCTTGGCCCTGCCCCACGCCTTGGCATTGCCGGCTCGGCCACAGCCACGCTGATTGCACAGTATACGGGTCTCGGCCTTATGCTCGTCTACATCTACTGGAAGGACCTTTCCATCCGCCTGCGCGGCGCCGAGTGGAAATATGTGAGACCAGCAAAGGCGCTTTCAGCCAGTATTCTGGTAAAGGGCCTGCCAATGGGACTGCAGATGCTGGTCGTGTCGGGATCGGCCATTTTGATGATCAGCTTCGTCAACAGGTATGGCATCACGACATCCGCAGCCTACGGCGTTTCGGCCCAGCTCTGGAACTATATCCAGATGCCGGCCATGGCCCTCGGCGCAGCAACCTCCGCCATGGCGGCCCAGAACATCGGAGCCGGGAACTGGAAGAGAGTCGACGCGATTACCCGGTCAGGAATTATTGCCAATGTGGCGATGACGGGCGCGCTGGTCGGTCTGGTTTATTTTGCAGACCGCGCCGCGCTCAGCCTGTTCCTCGGCAATCAAACCGCAACCATCGACATCGCACAGCACATCAATGCGGTGGTCAGTTGGGGGTTCGTGATGTTTGGCGTCATGATGGTGATATTTGGTACGGTTCGCGCAACCGGCGCCGTTATCCCGCCTTTGATCATCGTCACACTGTCTCTGGTCGGTGTCCGCGTCGGCATCACCGCCTTCCTCGAGCCGACCCTGGGACAGGAAGCGATCTGGTGGTCCTACCCAATCAGTTCAGCGGTCTCCATGGTGCTGGCAATCGGCTATTACCGGTTCGGCAAATGGCGCGAGGCAACCATGTTGGCAGGGCCTCAACCGGCCCGCACCTCTCAACCCGAAGCCGAACATGCTTCCAGCCCGTCAAAACCCAGCTGGATTGGTGTTGACTGA